The Phycisphaerales bacterium genome includes a region encoding these proteins:
- a CDS encoding CTP synthase, whose protein sequence is MTDGDRLLESVRDQSGDTEFYLPLPAGYKLGSTRYVVVFGTVMSGLGKGIFNSSLARCVQDKGLKVTPIKLEGYLNIDSGTLNPFRHGEVFVLDDGTECDMDLGTYERALNIDLSRLNFATNGQLYRRVLERERTGAYLGRDVQMIPHVTGEVKNRLRELAVATQADVVFVEIGGTVGDVENAHYIEAMRQLAFEEGQRSVCFVALTYVLEPAILGEQKSKAAQLGIRRLLECGVQPHIIACRAHSPVTRKVREKIALFSNVPPERVFSMHDCESVYLIPELLRGAGYDKAVMEWLQLEPRVDEATERANREQWVGYLNRMRTATREVSIGITGKYTAVRDAYASILKALEHAGAYVGAKVNVRWVETSELTDATAPEALREVHGIIVPGAFGTRGAEGKIACLKHAREQRVPVLGICYGFQMAVIEFARNVCGLGDADTTEIDTECRYPVINLLPEQKAIEGLGGTMRLGGHDIAVRPDTLAARMFGDRTRLRFRHRYEVDPRYVPQLEAGGMIFSGKSPRAEIMNILELRPDLHPYYVGTQAHPELTSRPLRPQPFFVGLVHAALRRAHEDYVTPLVYPREVDQERCGAGGMSGCASQVPEERPGSARVAQR, encoded by the coding sequence ATGACAGACGGCGATCGGCTGCTGGAATCGGTCCGCGATCAATCCGGGGACACCGAGTTCTACCTGCCGTTGCCGGCGGGTTACAAGCTCGGCTCCACGCGCTACGTCGTCGTCTTCGGCACCGTCATGAGCGGACTTGGCAAAGGCATTTTCAACTCCTCCCTGGCCCGTTGCGTGCAGGACAAGGGGCTCAAGGTCACTCCGATCAAGCTCGAAGGTTACCTCAACATCGACTCCGGCACCCTGAACCCCTTCCGCCACGGTGAAGTGTTCGTACTCGACGACGGAACCGAGTGCGATATGGATCTTGGAACCTACGAACGCGCCCTCAACATCGATCTTTCGCGTCTCAACTTCGCCACCAACGGCCAGTTATACCGCCGCGTGCTCGAACGTGAACGCACCGGCGCCTATCTCGGTCGCGATGTTCAGATGATCCCCCATGTCACCGGCGAGGTGAAGAACCGCCTGCGTGAACTGGCCGTTGCCACCCAGGCCGATGTCGTCTTTGTAGAAATCGGCGGCACGGTTGGCGACGTGGAAAATGCCCATTACATCGAGGCCATGCGCCAGCTCGCCTTCGAGGAGGGCCAGCGCAGCGTTTGCTTCGTCGCTCTGACCTATGTCCTGGAACCGGCCATCCTCGGCGAGCAGAAGAGCAAGGCCGCCCAGCTTGGCATCCGTCGCCTGCTTGAATGCGGCGTACAACCCCACATCATCGCCTGCCGGGCGCACTCCCCCGTGACCAGGAAGGTGCGCGAGAAAATTGCGCTGTTCTCCAATGTCCCCCCCGAGCGGGTCTTCAGCATGCACGACTGTGAGAGCGTGTACCTGATTCCCGAACTGCTCCGAGGCGCCGGCTACGACAAGGCCGTCATGGAGTGGCTCCAGCTTGAGCCGCGCGTCGATGAGGCCACCGAGCGCGCCAACCGCGAACAGTGGGTCGGCTACCTCAACCGGATGCGAACCGCCACGCGCGAAGTTTCGATCGGCATCACCGGCAAGTACACCGCCGTTCGCGACGCCTACGCGAGCATCCTGAAGGCGCTGGAACACGCCGGCGCATACGTCGGGGCCAAGGTCAACGTCCGTTGGGTGGAAACGTCAGAGCTGACCGATGCGACGGCGCCGGAGGCCCTGCGCGAAGTCCATGGGATCATCGTGCCGGGTGCGTTCGGGACGCGCGGGGCCGAGGGAAAAATCGCCTGCCTGAAGCACGCCCGCGAGCAGCGCGTGCCGGTGCTGGGAATCTGCTATGGCTTCCAGATGGCCGTCATTGAGTTCGCCCGCAACGTCTGTGGCCTTGGCGACGCCGACACAACCGAGATCGATACCGAGTGCCGCTACCCGGTCATCAATCTCCTGCCCGAGCAGAAGGCGATCGAGGGCCTCGGCGGCACGATGCGACTCGGTGGCCACGACATCGCCGTGCGGCCGGATACCCTGGCGGCGCGCATGTTCGGTGACCGGACGCGGCTGCGTTTCCGTCACCGCTACGAGGTTGATCCACGCTACGTGCCTCAGCTCGAGGCCGGCGGGATGATCTTCTCCGGAAAATCGCCGCGGGCGGAGATCATGAACATCCTTGAACTGCGGCCGGACCTGCATCCGTACTATGTCGGGACGCAGGCACATCCGGAATTGACGAGTCGGCCGTTGCGACCGCAGCCGTTTTTCGTGGGCCTGGTGCACGCGGCCCTAAGGCGGGCGCACGAGGATTATGTGACCCCGCTGGTGTACCCGCGCGAAGTGGATCAAGAGCGCTGTGGGGCGGGCGGTATGTCGGGTTGTGCCTCGCAGGTGCCGGAAGAGCGTCCGGGTTCGGCGCGGGTCGCCCAGCGCTAG
- a CDS encoding PaaI family thioesterase: MSPGAVQDSYPDDLAHCYGCGRLNEHGLHVRSTWDGDETVAYLTPRPDHTAVPGYVYGGLIASLVDCHGTGSAALAAYRAAGREPGTAPPLRYVTAALRVDFLHPTPMGVPLEARGHIIEIKPRKVTVEITVLARTEVCARGRVVAVLMPTRMLPPGADAQGV; the protein is encoded by the coding sequence ATGTCCCCTGGAGCGGTTCAGGACTCCTATCCCGACGATCTCGCCCATTGCTACGGCTGCGGGCGGCTCAACGAGCACGGACTGCACGTTCGCAGCACCTGGGACGGCGACGAGACCGTCGCCTACCTGACGCCACGGCCAGATCACACGGCAGTTCCGGGCTACGTGTACGGCGGCCTGATCGCTTCGCTGGTGGATTGTCACGGTACCGGCAGCGCTGCACTGGCGGCGTATCGTGCCGCCGGACGCGAACCAGGCACGGCTCCACCGCTCCGTTACGTCACGGCAGCACTGCGGGTCGACTTTCTGCACCCGACTCCCATGGGCGTACCTTTGGAGGCCCGTGGGCACATCATCGAGATCAAGCCCCGCAAGGTGACCGTCGAGATCACCGTACTGGCCAGGACGGAGGTCTGTGCGCGCGGCCGCGTTGTCGCCGTACTGATGCCCACCCGCATGCTGCCACCGGGGGCGGACGCGCAGGGGGTGTGA
- a CDS encoding LEPR-XLL domain-containing protein: MPKSDLPEPSVSQNPPPTPDAPRSPRPSQPRGQVDALEPRILLSATWIGTDADDTTDDGDTGSDLPDGELPVLGDDGSAPLFDDGVDEAGQGEGAEGDADDPDDAGSDAGLPPERVEWIHSLNYSQFNQLTAEESPYLTTQQVGSIPNSYEFSRMSVEARAALAPEQVQALQVDKVSIGYLTGAQVGHLTTDQIEDLRWSDFRFLSVNEVDDLTPEQIATIPNSYEFSRMSVEARAALAPEQVQALQVDKVSIGYLTGAGGAPDDGPDRGPARWSDFRFLSVNEVDDLTPEQIATIPNSYEFSRMSVERGRRCRRSRCRRCRWTRSVSGT; the protein is encoded by the coding sequence ATGCCGAAGTCCGATCTGCCCGAACCGAGTGTTTCTCAGAATCCGCCCCCGACTCCGGATGCCCCGCGCTCACCGAGACCCAGCCAGCCGCGTGGCCAGGTCGACGCTCTGGAGCCGCGGATTCTGCTTTCGGCGACATGGATCGGAACGGATGCCGACGACACCACCGATGATGGGGATACGGGGAGCGACTTACCAGATGGCGAGCTGCCCGTGTTGGGCGACGATGGTTCGGCGCCGCTTTTCGATGACGGCGTTGACGAAGCGGGACAGGGGGAAGGTGCCGAGGGGGATGCGGATGATCCGGACGATGCCGGGAGTGACGCCGGCCTACCGCCGGAGCGCGTGGAATGGATTCACTCGCTGAACTACTCGCAGTTCAATCAACTCACGGCAGAGGAGTCGCCGTACCTCACAACGCAGCAGGTGGGCTCGATTCCGAACTCCTACGAGTTCAGCCGGATGTCGGTGGAAGCGCGGGCGGCGTTGGCGCCGGAGCAGGTGCAGGCGTTGCAGGTGGACAAGGTCAGCATCGGGTACCTGACGGGCGCGCAGGTGGGGCACCTGACGACGGACCAGATCGAGGACCTGCGCTGGAGCGACTTCCGCTTTCTGAGCGTGAACGAGGTTGACGATCTCACGCCGGAGCAGATCGCGACGATTCCGAACTCCTACGAGTTCAGCCGGATGTCGGTGGAAGCGCGGGCGGCGTTGGCGCCGGAGCAGGTGCAGGCGTTGCAGGTGGACAAGGTCAGCATCGGGTACCTGACGGGCGCAGGTGGGGCACCTGACGACGGACCAGATCGAGGACCTGCGCGCTGGAGCGACTTCCGCTTTCTGAGCGTGAACGAGGTTGACGATCTCACGCCGGAGCAGATCGCGACGATTCCGAACTCCTACGAGTTCAGCCGGATGTCGGTGGAGCGCGGGCGGCGTTGTCGCCGGAGCAGGTGCAGGCGTTGCAGGTGGACAAGGTCAGTATCGGGTACCTGA
- a CDS encoding efflux RND transporter periplasmic adaptor subunit, translating into MMTEYELLRQQFRTRLGLRRAGLLAGVFGGLLLVGVGQGAAPGKPGTIEPGPVLGFTAPARMATLGALTVGRITDLPAEEGAQVRAGDVLVQLHQTVQERRVSIALAAAESTHEIALAETALAHVLEEVERLEALRGSAATTKELADVRNALRTAELSLQQAQFRHAQAQRELELQRALLAELNLRAPFDGVVAAHLREIGDTVAEREGILQLVQLDPLLVIVDCPINIAAGLRLGQSAQVLWEHDAQPGTVGVVAFISPVIDAGSQTCRVKLHVPNEAGAWRAGLKVYVHFGDDAATRPVTRARESQP; encoded by the coding sequence ATGATGACCGAGTACGAGTTGTTGCGACAGCAATTCAGGACCCGGCTGGGCCTCCGGCGGGCAGGCCTGCTCGCCGGCGTGTTTGGCGGCCTGCTGCTGGTGGGGGTCGGGCAGGGCGCAGCACCTGGCAAACCCGGAACGATTGAACCTGGCCCGGTGCTGGGCTTCACAGCGCCGGCCCGTATGGCCACACTCGGCGCACTGACGGTCGGTCGCATTACGGATCTGCCGGCGGAGGAAGGGGCGCAGGTACGCGCCGGGGATGTGCTCGTTCAGCTCCACCAAACCGTGCAGGAGCGCCGCGTATCGATCGCGCTGGCGGCGGCCGAGAGCACCCATGAGATCGCGCTGGCGGAGACCGCCTTGGCGCATGTCCTGGAAGAGGTCGAACGACTTGAGGCCCTGCGGGGCAGCGCCGCTACGACGAAGGAATTGGCCGACGTGCGCAACGCGCTGCGCACGGCGGAGCTCAGTCTGCAGCAGGCGCAGTTCCGGCACGCCCAGGCGCAGCGCGAGCTCGAGTTGCAGCGCGCCCTGCTGGCGGAACTGAACTTGCGGGCACCCTTTGACGGTGTCGTGGCGGCCCATCTCCGCGAGATCGGTGATACGGTGGCCGAACGCGAGGGCATCCTCCAGCTTGTGCAACTCGACCCGTTACTGGTGATCGTGGATTGCCCGATCAACATCGCGGCCGGTCTCCGGCTCGGGCAAAGTGCGCAGGTGCTGTGGGAGCACGATGCGCAGCCCGGGACCGTGGGCGTCGTCGCATTCATCAGCCCGGTGATCGACGCCGGCAGCCAGACCTGTCGGGTGAAGCTGCATGTACCCAATGAAGCCGGTGCTTGGCGCGCGGGGCTCAAGGTCTACGTTCACTTCGGGGATGATGCCGCCACCCGGCCCGTCACCCGCGCTCGGGAGTCACAACCATGA
- a CDS encoding PilZ domain-containing protein → MSLLDDLFQNGAANSSQEAVALLEELERNTPDQVRQQRVHFRLEVRAQVILQPGNASDLLKLKLQGTTGDISEGGCRVLFPLPVAVGDIYRLQFERKQLNLPLTFARCVRCLLLREDAYEAGFMFFAPLALPATTAAGSAPHG, encoded by the coding sequence ATGAGTCTGCTGGATGACCTTTTTCAAAACGGTGCGGCGAATTCCTCGCAGGAAGCGGTCGCGCTCCTGGAGGAGCTGGAGCGCAACACGCCGGACCAGGTGCGGCAACAGCGTGTGCACTTCCGGCTCGAGGTGCGTGCGCAGGTGATACTGCAGCCGGGTAACGCCAGCGACCTGCTCAAGCTCAAGTTGCAGGGTACGACCGGGGACATCTCCGAGGGCGGGTGCCGCGTCCTGTTTCCGCTGCCGGTTGCGGTCGGTGATATCTACCGCCTGCAATTCGAGCGCAAGCAGCTCAATCTGCCCCTGACGTTCGCCCGTTGTGTGCGCTGCCTGCTGCTGCGCGAAGATGCCTACGAAGCCGGTTTCATGTTCTTCGCGCCGCTGGCGCTGCCGGCCACGACCGCCGCGGGGTCTGCGCCGCACGGCTAG